Part of the Candidatus Methylomirabilota bacterium genome is shown below.
CATCCGGCGGGGAGATGGTCAACTATCACCGCGAGGGTCATGCCCCGCGCATTCTTTCAGGGACTCTGAGGAGGACCAGCGCGTGGAGACTCACTACTTCTTCCCGCCGGCTCACGCCTATCCCCTCAACCGCGCTCTGTTCCGGTTGAAGTCGGATGACGCCTTCCGGGCTCGCTACCTCGCGGACCCGGCGGCCGCCATGGCCGAGGCGGGTCTCGACGCCGCGACCCGGGACGCGCTCTCGTCGTTCGATCGGGACCGGCTGACCGCCCTCGGCGCGCACCCCTACCTGGTGTTCATGGCAGAACTGCGTCTCCGGATGGAGCGCGAGGGCGCCGCGCTGGAGTATTTCTGAAGCAGTGACAGCGCCCCGTCCGGGGTCAGGTGAGCACCATCTGGGTCTGGATGGTCTGCGAGAGCAGCCGGCCCGCCTCGTCGGTGACCCGGGTCTGCCAGACCATGGTCCGCTTCCCTCGGTGGAGTGGCGTCGCCTCCGCGCGGACGAGGCCCGCCCGCCCGGCGGCGAAGAAGTTGGTCTTGGACTCCAGCGTGGTCGTCCCGGCGCCCGGGGGCAGGTTGACGACCGTGGCGACCGCCCCCACCGTGTCGGCCAGGGCCATCAGGGTGCCGCCGTGCAGCGCTCCGCCCACCGTCCGAAGGTCGTCCCGGATCAGGAGCTCCGCGGTGACGCGATCGGGGCTCGCCTCGAGGAAGCGGATGCCCAGGAGGGCGCCGAGCGTGCCGCTCAGGCTCTCGCTGATGGCGGTCGGATCCATCGCCATGGCTTGCCTCCGGGCTCGTGGCCAGGCCGCCTCGGCGGCTCGGCGGCGGCCGCCGGGGGACCCGACCTCAGATGTGCCCCTGCCGGACCAGATATTCGGCCACCAGGATCCCGCCCCTGGCGGCGCCCATCTTGGTGTTGTGGGACACCAGCACGTACTTGATGCCGCTGGGCAGGGCGTGGTCCGTTCGGACCCGGCCGACCGACGTGACCATGCCGCCGTCGCGGTCCCGGTCCAGCCG
Proteins encoded:
- a CDS encoding PaaI family thioesterase; translated protein: MDPTAISESLSGTLGALLGIRFLEASPDRVTAELLIRDDLRTVGGALHGGTLMALADTVGAVATVVNLPPGAGTTTLESKTNFFAAGRAGLVRAEATPLHRGKRTMVWQTRVTDEAGRLLSQTIQTQMVLT